The genomic window AGCCGGCGTGGGTCCGACGAACGGCGTGAGATACGGGAACTGGAAGCCATTGTAGAGGGTGTTGTAGGGATCGCCTCCCGACGGCTGATTGGCGAGATCGAACCCGAGCAAGAGCGAGTGATCCCCGAACGTGAGATTTTTCGTGATCGCGAGGTCCGACGTAGCCTCAGATGAGACCAACGATCCCCCTGGAACGGCAAGGAAGCCCACTTGCTCAAATCCACCGATGCCAAAGTTGTCGCCGAAGGAATACCCCCCCGCGATGAAGAGGGACGTTCCACTTCCGAGAATATTGAAAAAATTGTTCGTGCCGTAGCCCGCGGGCGCCGTCGGTTGGTCCCTCGCATCGGTCTGGAAGCTCGGTGAAACCACGAGATTGACGGGAATATGCGACCACGGGCCGGTGCCCCCAGCGAGGGTATAGCCGTTGGCTCTGAAAGAGATACCGAAAGGGGTGAGTTGAGGCCCGAATCCGCCGACATGGCAGGCGCTGCATGGCGCACCCGTTTGCCCGGAGAAACTCGGCAGTGCATCGGCAGGTCGGACCGCTGGGTATGCCACCACGAGCATCAGGGCGCCCAGGAGACCCGTGAGCAGATAGACGGACGGACGCAGAATGCTCGTGCGTACCGCTTTCGGTTCCGGAAGGACCTCTCCCCCTCCAGACCTGCTCCTCACGCGGTTCCCCCCTTCGGCGGTGTGCCTCCGCTCATGACCGAAATGCTCCCGACCAGGCCTGCCTTCTCACCCGCACCCGCGCCGGGGCAGACTGGCCGCGCTACTTTACGGTAAACGTCACCGCGTCCGCCGGGGCCGCGCTCGGTGCGTCGGCCGTCGCCGAAACGATCAGGTTGGCCCACTGTCCGACGGGCGCGTGCCCTTGGACGCCGCAGACAAACTCGTACGATCCGGCCTTGCTGGCCTCGAACGTGATCGTCTCCTTGGCACCCTTGGACAACCCCGCGCTATAATCCGATGTGGTCGCACCCGAAAACACCGGGGCGGCCGCCTCCGGATGCTGGTGCCCGCCGGCGGGCAACACGGCCAAACTGTGATTCAACGCTCCGGCGTTCTCAAAGTGCACTACAACCTCCCACCCGGCGGGGACAGTGATCGTCAGGGCTCCACGATTGAGCCCATTGAAGTTCATGGTCTTATTGCTCTTATTCTCACCCGCGGTGATCGCAAATTCGACCGAGTGCTTCGCCGCGCCCCGGACCGACGCCTGAGGGGCCATCACGATGACTGTTGCTGCGAGCGCCCCGACCGTTAACCCCCGAAGCGCCCTTACAATAACCGGGGCTACTCTGTGTTCCTGCGTCACATCAACACCTCCACGCGAGTTCACCGGAACTTTTCGTGTCGAAGTAAGCCGGTCCTGCCTCCTCCAATCATAAGATGGAGGGCAAATCCACACCATCCGGCCATGAACCGATTTGGGGCTTCCAGCCTTGTGCCTTGTTCCGCGAGCCCTGGGGGACGGCTTTCTGACAGAAGCATGGCTTCACCGGAACGGCTCTGACACGCGCCGAAGCGGCGTTATGGAACGGGGGGGCAAAACCCGAGGCAACGAGCGGTACCCGCATGCGGCGAGGGCTGCCCGAGGATACGCCAGGGGGGCCATATCCCTCCTCCCCAACCAAAGCCGACTCGGAGAACACAAATTGTCCCCCTCGTGCTTGGGTGCGCATACCACGGGCTCCGGGTGATCCTTCCAGGGGCAGGCGCTCAATACAACGTGGGATAGGAGTTGGTCGCCGCGTCGGATCGGTGGACCCGAGAGGGACCGGCGGCCTAGGCCGCGTCAGCCGGGCTCGGGTCGATGCCCGACGGGTAGACGGTCAGGAGTCGGTCGGCGCCCCGGTCCCGCCCGCGTGCGTCCACTCGGACTCGACGACGCGCGGCTTCCCGTGCCCCTGCTCGCTGACGACCTTTCTGCCCGACCTTCGCCAGGCGGCCGTGCCGCCGCGCACGTTCGTGACCTGAGCATAACCCATCTGCCGCAGGAACTGTGAGGCGCGCAGGGACCGCATACCGCTCTCGCAAATCACGAACACCGGCCGGTCCCGCGGAATCTCAGCCAGCCGCGTCGCCAGTTCGGCCTGCGGAAGGCTCACGGCGCCCGGAACATGATCGTACGCGTATTCTTCGGGCTCGCGCACGTCCAGGAGGACGGCATCCGCCTGCACGCCGTCAAGTTTTTCGACATCCGCTTCCTTGACCGCCGGCAGGCTGGTAAGCATCGCCCAGGCAGCGTCGGCCCGGCCGCGGTTTGTCGCTTCGATCGCGACCATGTTGAGGGGCCGCGCCGGGACGCTTCCCGCTAGCGTTGAGATGAACTCGGGGCGGCCGAGGCGCAGCAGCGGGTTGAAGAGCCGCTCGAACCCAATCGTCGTGCTCGGACGGCCGCACATGCCCTTACCGCATGGTCCTTCAAAGTGACCCGGGAACACCGCCACCCAATCGGGCAGCCGGAGCAGGCGCGTCACGCTCTCATACTGCACGGTGGCGTCGCCGCCGCCGAAGTCCGGGCGGCCCACGTCGCCCACGAGCAGGGAGTCGCCGGTCAACACCATGGACGGCTCCGGGCTGCGAGGCGGGTTAATGACCAACACCGAGACCAACTCCGGCCGGTGTCCCGGAACATGGAGAACCCGCAGACGGAGCTGCCCGAGGGGCAGCTCTTCACCGTCCCTGACCCCCCGGAACGGATAGGTGACCGCCGCCGACTCATGCAGGCACAGTTCCGCACCGTGCTTCGCCGCCAGGCGGCGCGCACCGGACACATGGTCGGCATGAACATGCGTGTCGATCACATACTTCAGGCGGAACTCTCGTTCCTTGAGTAACTCGTCGTACTGGTCGGTTTCCATCGCGGCGTCGACAACGGCGGCCTCATGGGACTGACGGGATGCGATCAGGTACGAGGCGCACCCACACCGCTCGTTGAGGAATTGTTTGAAGTACATGCAACACCCTCCGTTCGGCGCTCCCTACCAGAATATTCCGTCTGTCGTCGTCTACGTTCGCGAAGGGGGGTCTGCGGTCCTTGGCGCAGCCGTCGGTCCCGTTTGGTGCGACGCCAACCGTCATTCCGGTTGCGGCATCGGACCAATCACAGTTTGCCGTTCGGCAGGAAGACCTTACCGAACACCGTGAAGCACATTGGCGTGACGGACGACGAACGACTTCATGACATAGTCGAGAAACTGTCCCGCTGGAGGTACTTGTCTCGGTATCCGGAAGCCGAGCGCGATATGGCCTGGTTGCTTGAAAAACTGGACCAACGGAATACCTACCTCGCTGGACTCGAGGCAAAACTCCGACGAGACGAGTGGATCTCATTGCTCCCTTGAACGGCCGACGAAAGGATCTGAGAACTTCAGGCGGCGCCGGGACGGCAAAGCACAAGGGAGGCGGCGCCGGCGTCAACGGAGGGGCCCACGCGCTACAGAGTGTGAACGCCCGTGGCGGAAGGGCGGCTTGCTTCCCCACTTGTGGGAATTTCTCGAGGCAACGTGTGCCTGTCCTCGAGGGAGGCGGCGGCCTAGAATGTCC from bacterium includes these protein-coding regions:
- a CDS encoding sulfocyanin-like copper-binding protein produces the protein MAPQASVRGAAKHSVEFAITAGENKSNKTMNFNGLNRGALTITVPAGWEVVVHFENAGALNHSLAVLPAGGHQHPEAAAPVFSGATTSDYSAGLSKGAKETITFEASKAGSYEFVCGVQGHAPVGQWANLIVSATADAPSAAPADAVTFTVK
- a CDS encoding MBL fold metallo-hydrolase is translated as MYFKQFLNERCGCASYLIASRQSHEAAVVDAAMETDQYDELLKEREFRLKYVIDTHVHADHVSGARRLAAKHGAELCLHESAAVTYPFRGVRDGEELPLGQLRLRVLHVPGHRPELVSVLVINPPRSPEPSMVLTGDSLLVGDVGRPDFGGGDATVQYESVTRLLRLPDWVAVFPGHFEGPCGKGMCGRPSTTIGFERLFNPLLRLGRPEFISTLAGSVPARPLNMVAIEATNRGRADAAWAMLTSLPAVKEADVEKLDGVQADAVLLDVREPEEYAYDHVPGAVSLPQAELATRLAEIPRDRPVFVICESGMRSLRASQFLRQMGYAQVTNVRGGTAAWRRSGRKVVSEQGHGKPRVVESEWTHAGGTGAPTDS